A single Stutzerimonas stutzeri DNA region contains:
- a CDS encoding protein YgfX has product MSNPSSRTFECRWRGSAPLLALYLSVLLLAIVTLLVLPVPLWLQATGLLLCLLHAAWVIPSRILLWRDSSWRGMRHDRHGWSLWSRRLGWQPIQLLPDSLALPLVVVLRFKVPGERFAKGLCIPRGAMSVEQHRRLRLRLKFSRRRWAAPE; this is encoded by the coding sequence GTGTCCAACCCAAGTAGTCGAACCTTCGAGTGCCGCTGGCGCGGCTCTGCGCCGTTGCTGGCGCTTTACCTTAGCGTGCTCCTGCTGGCCATTGTCACGCTGCTGGTGCTGCCGGTTCCGCTCTGGCTTCAGGCGACAGGCTTGCTGCTGTGCCTGCTGCATGCCGCCTGGGTCATACCGTCGCGCATCCTGCTTTGGCGCGATTCGTCCTGGCGCGGCATGCGGCACGACCGGCACGGGTGGTCGCTCTGGAGCCGACGTCTAGGCTGGCAACCCATCCAGTTACTGCCCGACAGCCTTGCGCTGCCGCTGGTTGTCGTGCTGCGTTTCAAGGTGCCGGGCGAGCGGTTCGCAAAAGGGCTCTGCATTCCGCGTGGCGCGATGTCCGTCGAGCAGCATCGCCGCCTGCGGCTCAGATTGAAATTCAGTCGTCGAAGGTGGGCGGCACCAGAATAG
- a CDS encoding succinate dehydrogenase assembly factor 2: MVEQSELNRLFWQSRRGMLELDVLLVPFVKEVYPQLNEEDQRRYRKLLSCEDQDMFGWFMERAEPDDEDLRLMVRMILDRVQPK; this comes from the coding sequence ATGGTCGAACAATCCGAACTCAATCGCCTGTTCTGGCAGAGCCGCCGCGGCATGCTCGAACTGGACGTGCTGCTGGTGCCTTTCGTCAAGGAGGTTTACCCGCAGTTGAACGAAGAGGACCAGCGCCGCTACCGCAAGCTGTTGAGTTGCGAGGACCAGGACATGTTTGGCTGGTTCATGGAGCGCGCCGAGCCGGACGATGAGGATTTGCGGCTCATGGTTCGCATGATCCTCGACCGTGTCCAACCCAAGTAG
- a CDS encoding YgfZ/GcvT domain-containing protein, with protein sequence MTDTAFFCVLSHEGILAVRGPDASKFLQGQLTCNLNYLDAEHSSLGARCTPKGRMQSSFRILAQGDGYLMAMDRELVQTQLADLTRYAAFSKSKLHDESTEWVRFGLSVGDGALVSLGLDLPQTANQMVTEHGLIAVRLPDGRAELWARAAEAETTHLRLAAQLPQASIERWLLAQIRAGIGQVVAATRELFIPQMINLQALGGVSFKKGCYTGQEIVARMQYLGKLKRRLHRLAAPEADTEVPAPGLELYSPVHGSSVGEVVLAAHAEGVTELLAVLQEDAAADGRISLGSPDGAPLTLLDLPYTLDADREIQR encoded by the coding sequence ATGACCGACACTGCTTTTTTCTGCGTCCTGTCGCACGAAGGCATCCTGGCCGTACGCGGCCCGGATGCGAGCAAATTCCTGCAGGGACAGCTGACCTGCAACCTGAATTATCTGGATGCCGAGCACTCCAGTCTCGGCGCGCGTTGCACGCCCAAGGGGCGCATGCAATCGAGCTTTCGCATCCTTGCGCAAGGCGATGGTTATCTCATGGCGATGGATCGTGAGCTGGTCCAGACGCAACTCGCCGACCTGACCCGATACGCCGCATTCTCGAAATCCAAACTGCATGACGAGAGTACCGAATGGGTCCGTTTCGGGCTCAGCGTCGGTGACGGGGCCCTGGTGAGCCTCGGCCTGGACCTGCCCCAGACTGCCAACCAGATGGTTACCGAGCATGGGCTGATCGCCGTCCGTCTGCCCGACGGTCGAGCGGAACTCTGGGCCCGTGCGGCGGAAGCCGAAACCACGCACCTGCGGCTGGCCGCCCAGCTTCCGCAAGCCTCGATCGAGCGCTGGCTGCTGGCGCAGATCCGTGCAGGTATCGGCCAGGTCGTGGCCGCTACCCGCGAGTTGTTCATTCCACAAATGATCAATCTCCAGGCGTTGGGCGGTGTCAGCTTCAAGAAGGGCTGCTATACCGGCCAGGAAATCGTCGCGAGGATGCAGTATCTCGGCAAATTGAAACGCCGCCTGCACCGCCTCGCCGCGCCTGAGGCCGACACCGAGGTGCCCGCGCCAGGACTGGAGCTGTATTCGCCCGTCCACGGTTCCAGCGTCGGCGAAGTGGTTCTGGCGGCCCATGCCGAAGGCGTGACGGAACTGCTCGCTGTGCTGCAGGAAGACGCCGCAGCCGATGGTCGGATTTCCCTCGGGTCCCCGGACGGCGCACCGCTGACACTGCTCGACCTGCCCTACACGCTGGACGCGGACCGAGAAATCCAGCGCTAG
- a CDS encoding HDOD domain-containing protein — translation MSTLADKVQQELMQAIENDELVLPTLPEVALRVREAAEDPDVSIPTLAKVIGNDTALTARIIKVVNSPLLRTNREINDLQMAISRLGINYTSNLATGLAMEQMFQATTDVVDRKMREVWNKSTEVAAISHVLCRNFTRLPADQATLAGLVHQIGVLPILTYAEEHGALLSDSISLNHVIDRIHPIIGEKILRAWEFPEPIATVPGQHLSFSRVSEKVDYVDIVQVATLQSYIGSSHPFTQLDWNQIPAFAKLGLDPNTLLQEDEDLSAAMDAAMSMLQ, via the coding sequence ATGAGCACTCTTGCCGACAAGGTCCAGCAGGAACTGATGCAGGCGATCGAAAACGACGAACTGGTCCTGCCGACCCTTCCGGAAGTCGCCCTGCGGGTCCGTGAAGCCGCGGAAGACCCAGACGTGAGCATTCCGACGTTGGCCAAGGTGATCGGCAACGACACCGCCCTCACGGCACGCATCATCAAGGTGGTCAACAGTCCGCTGCTGCGTACCAACCGGGAGATCAACGACCTGCAGATGGCGATCAGCCGGCTCGGCATCAACTACACATCGAACCTCGCGACCGGGCTGGCCATGGAGCAGATGTTCCAGGCCACGACCGATGTGGTGGACCGCAAGATGCGCGAAGTCTGGAACAAGAGCACCGAGGTCGCGGCCATCAGTCATGTGCTGTGCCGTAACTTCACGCGGCTTCCGGCCGACCAGGCGACACTGGCGGGCCTGGTTCATCAGATCGGCGTGCTGCCCATCCTGACGTATGCCGAGGAACACGGCGCGCTGCTCAGCGACTCCATCAGCCTCAATCACGTCATCGACCGAATCCATCCGATCATCGGCGAGAAAATCCTGCGTGCATGGGAGTTTCCCGAGCCTATCGCGACGGTACCCGGCCAGCACCTGAGCTTCTCGCGTGTATCCGAGAAGGTGGATTACGTCGACATCGTTCAGGTGGCCACCCTGCAGAGCTATATCGGCAGCTCCCACCCGTTCACCCAGCTCGACTGGAACCAGATACCGGCGTTCGCCAAGCTGGGCCTCGACCCTAATACCCTGCTGCAGGAAGATGAAGACCTCTCCGCAGCCATGGACGCTGCGATGAGCATGCTGCAATAA
- a CDS encoding DUF4142 domain-containing protein: MTRTTKAFFSGTAAVLFGVAANFALAADGENFVDEASAKGMAEIETAKLALDKGTAEDVKTFAQKMIDDHTRSNQKLAELAGQHEDLEISDEAKLMDKAKAMILNLRDGENFDKAYANNQVTAHEQTIELYREYAQNGENAALKQFAETTLKELEQHLQHAQELASAHGSKQ; the protein is encoded by the coding sequence ATGACCCGCACGACCAAAGCTTTCTTTTCGGGTACCGCAGCCGTGCTGTTCGGTGTCGCGGCAAACTTCGCACTGGCTGCAGATGGCGAAAACTTCGTCGACGAAGCGTCCGCCAAGGGCATGGCCGAAATCGAAACCGCCAAACTGGCGCTGGACAAAGGCACTGCCGAAGACGTGAAGACCTTCGCGCAGAAGATGATCGATGACCACACCCGCTCCAACCAGAAGCTGGCTGAGCTGGCCGGCCAGCATGAAGATCTCGAGATTTCCGACGAAGCGAAGCTGATGGACAAGGCCAAGGCCATGATCCTCAATCTGCGTGATGGCGAAAACTTCGACAAGGCCTACGCCAACAACCAGGTCACGGCTCATGAGCAGACCATCGAGCTCTATCGCGAATATGCCCAGAACGGGGAAAACGCAGCGCTCAAGCAATTCGCCGAAACGACGCTCAAGGAGCTGGAGCAGCATCTGCAGCATGCCCAGGAACTGGCATCGGCGCACGGCAGCAAGCAATAA
- the ung gene encoding uracil-DNA glycosylase codes for MTQGDRVKLEDSWKLALQDEFEQPYMKELGAFLRREKAAGKVVYPPGPLIFNALNSTPLEQVRVVILGQDPYHGPGQAHGLCFSVQPGVAPPPSLQNIFKELKRDLNLDIPRHGYLQHWADQGVLMLNTSLTVEQGLAGSHAKMGWQRLTDKIIEVVSERCSNVVFMLWGAHAQSKAKLIDPTRHLLLKSVHPSPLSAHRGFIGNGHFSRANQFLRQQGLAPIDWKLPAQV; via the coding sequence ATGACCCAAGGGGATCGCGTCAAACTCGAAGACAGCTGGAAGCTGGCCTTGCAGGATGAATTCGAGCAGCCGTACATGAAGGAATTGGGCGCGTTTCTACGGCGCGAGAAGGCGGCCGGCAAGGTGGTATACCCTCCGGGTCCGTTGATTTTCAACGCTCTGAACTCGACGCCCCTCGAGCAGGTGCGGGTGGTCATTCTGGGGCAGGACCCCTATCACGGTCCCGGTCAGGCGCATGGCCTGTGCTTCTCCGTACAGCCGGGGGTTGCGCCTCCACCGTCGCTGCAGAATATTTTCAAGGAGCTCAAGCGCGACTTGAATCTGGATATCCCTCGCCATGGTTATCTGCAGCATTGGGCAGACCAGGGCGTGCTGATGCTCAATACGTCGCTGACCGTCGAACAGGGGTTGGCCGGCTCGCACGCGAAAATGGGCTGGCAGCGTCTGACGGACAAGATCATCGAGGTGGTCAGCGAACGATGCTCGAACGTGGTGTTCATGCTGTGGGGCGCGCACGCGCAGAGCAAGGCAAAGCTGATCGATCCGACCAGGCATCTGCTGCTCAAATCGGTCCATCCTTCGCCGCTATCGGCTCACCGGGGATTCATCGGTAACGGTCATTTCAGCCGGGCCAATCAGTTTCTCCGGCAGCAAGGGCTTGCGCCGATCGACTGGAAACTTCCGGCGCAGGTCTGA
- a CDS encoding ABC transporter substrate-binding protein codes for MKRTTLLALGLGFCLAAEAADPITLGLNYPRTGSYKEEGLSQMRGALLAVEEINAQGGVLGRPLKLSTRNSASRPEQAVANVDKLADEGAAMLFGGASSAVAIAAGKRAKERGLLYFGTLTYSNDTTGKDAHRYMFRECNNAWMSAQVLGQYLNKHLPNKRYFYITSDYTWGHTSESSLREATGTQNADQHPGIRTAFPGARISDYRQALDQAAGSDADVLVLVLFGEDLVRAMRIADDLGLNRKMQIAVPNLTLSMVETAGPDIMRGVLGTEPWTWRVPELEGSAAGQQFVRNFDERYQTHPSSSAASAYSIVYQWADAATRARSLDSERIIAALEGHRYSLLKDQQQWRAFDHQNVQTVYAVRVKPREEALKDRFKQDYFEIVHRLPGEQAAPSLSEWQAERRASGQALTLQ; via the coding sequence ATGAAACGGACTACCCTCCTGGCTTTGGGACTGGGGTTCTGCCTGGCCGCCGAAGCGGCCGATCCCATCACGCTTGGGCTCAATTACCCCCGCACCGGAAGCTATAAAGAGGAAGGACTTTCGCAGATGCGCGGCGCCCTACTGGCCGTCGAAGAGATCAACGCCCAGGGAGGCGTGCTGGGGCGCCCCTTGAAGCTTTCGACCCGCAACTCGGCATCACGACCGGAACAGGCCGTAGCCAACGTCGACAAGCTGGCCGACGAAGGCGCTGCGATGCTGTTCGGCGGTGCATCGAGTGCCGTCGCGATTGCCGCCGGCAAGCGTGCCAAGGAACGGGGGCTGCTTTACTTCGGCACCTTGACGTACTCCAACGACACGACCGGCAAGGATGCCCATCGCTACATGTTCCGCGAATGCAACAACGCCTGGATGAGCGCGCAAGTGCTCGGGCAGTACCTGAACAAGCACCTGCCCAACAAACGCTACTTCTACATCACCTCCGATTACACCTGGGGACATACCAGCGAAAGCTCACTGCGCGAGGCGACGGGCACTCAGAATGCCGACCAGCACCCCGGCATCAGGACAGCCTTCCCTGGCGCCCGGATCTCGGACTATCGCCAAGCGTTGGACCAGGCCGCCGGCAGCGACGCCGATGTCCTGGTGCTGGTGCTATTCGGGGAAGACCTGGTACGTGCCATGCGGATCGCGGACGATCTGGGTCTGAACAGGAAAATGCAGATTGCGGTACCCAACCTGACCCTGAGCATGGTCGAAACGGCAGGCCCGGACATCATGCGCGGCGTACTGGGCACCGAACCCTGGACCTGGCGCGTACCGGAACTGGAAGGCTCGGCTGCGGGCCAGCAGTTCGTCAGGAACTTCGACGAGCGCTACCAGACCCACCCCTCCAGTTCGGCCGCTTCGGCCTACAGCATCGTCTACCAGTGGGCCGATGCGGCCACCCGTGCGCGGAGCCTGGACAGCGAGCGGATCATCGCGGCGCTTGAGGGGCATCGTTACAGCCTGCTCAAGGACCAGCAGCAATGGCGCGCCTTCGATCACCAGAATGTGCAGACCGTATACGCGGTGAGGGTCAAGCCGCGCGAGGAGGCACTCAAGGACCGTTTCAAGCAGGACTACTTCGAGATCGTCCATCGCTTGCCTGGCGAGCAGGCCGCGCCTTCTCTGTCGGAATGGCAGGCCGAGCGTCGCGCAAGCGGCCAGGCACTGACGTTGCAATGA
- a CDS encoding enoyl-CoA hydratase encodes MSTTAVEPYKSGVFDLTHKLTVEKHGHTALITINHPPANTWDRESLIGLKQVVEHLNHDDEVYALVISGQGEKFFSAGADLNLFADGDRSRVREMAKRFGDAFEALRAFRGVSIAAINGFALGGGLECALACDIRIAEQHAQLGLPEASVGLLPCGGGTQALAWLVGEGWAKRMILCGERITADTALRIGLVEQVVEPGEARGHALMMASRVARQSPVAVRTIKPLIDSMRSRGPVSLAAAEREAFVDLFEAEDTLEGVHAFLEKRDPRWRNR; translated from the coding sequence ATGAGCACGACCGCAGTTGAACCATACAAATCCGGGGTCTTCGACCTGACCCACAAGCTGACCGTGGAAAAGCATGGCCATACGGCGCTGATCACCATCAACCACCCGCCGGCCAATACCTGGGACCGCGAGTCCCTGATTGGCCTCAAGCAGGTCGTCGAACACTTGAACCACGACGACGAAGTGTATGCGCTGGTGATCAGCGGCCAGGGCGAAAAATTTTTCAGCGCTGGCGCGGATCTCAACCTGTTCGCCGACGGAGACCGCAGCCGTGTGCGAGAAATGGCGAAACGCTTCGGTGATGCCTTCGAGGCCCTACGCGCGTTTCGTGGGGTTTCCATCGCCGCCATCAACGGCTTCGCGCTGGGAGGCGGGCTGGAGTGCGCGCTGGCCTGCGATATCCGTATTGCCGAGCAACACGCTCAGCTCGGACTGCCGGAAGCTTCGGTCGGCCTGCTGCCTTGCGGTGGCGGCACGCAGGCGCTCGCGTGGCTGGTTGGTGAAGGCTGGGCCAAGCGGATGATTCTCTGTGGCGAACGCATCACGGCGGACACTGCACTGCGCATCGGCCTGGTCGAGCAAGTGGTGGAGCCTGGCGAGGCGCGCGGCCACGCGTTAATGATGGCATCGCGCGTTGCGCGGCAAAGCCCGGTTGCCGTACGCACCATCAAACCACTCATCGACTCGATGCGTAGCCGCGGCCCGGTGAGCCTGGCGGCGGCCGAACGCGAAGCCTTCGTCGACCTCTTCGAAGCCGAAGACACGCTCGAGGGCGTCCATGCCTTCCTGGAGAAGCGCGACCCGCGCTGGCGAAACCGTTGA
- the rsxA gene encoding electron transport complex subunit RsxA, with protein MTELALIMVSAILVNNFVLVQFLGLCPFMGVSKKIETAIGLSLATTFVLTLAAMCSYVVQQYVLKPLDLEFLRTISFILVIAVVVQFTEMVVNKTSPLLYRVLGIFLPLITTNCIVLGVALLNANKTEFTFMTATANGFAAGLGFSLVLVLFAAMRERIAIADVPRSFQGAAIGMVTAGLMSLAFMGFSGLIKL; from the coding sequence ATGACCGAACTCGCCCTGATCATGGTTAGCGCCATCCTGGTCAACAATTTTGTGCTGGTGCAGTTTCTCGGTCTGTGCCCGTTCATGGGTGTGTCGAAGAAAATCGAAACCGCGATCGGCCTTTCGCTGGCCACGACCTTCGTCCTGACCCTGGCCGCGATGTGCAGCTACGTCGTCCAGCAGTACGTGTTGAAACCGCTGGACCTCGAGTTTCTGCGCACCATCAGTTTCATCCTGGTGATCGCCGTCGTGGTGCAGTTCACCGAAATGGTGGTGAACAAGACCAGCCCGCTGCTGTACCGCGTCCTGGGTATTTTCCTGCCGTTGATCACCACCAATTGCATCGTGCTCGGCGTGGCACTGCTCAACGCCAACAAGACCGAGTTCACCTTCATGACCGCCACGGCAAATGGCTTTGCCGCCGGCCTCGGGTTCTCGTTGGTGCTGGTGCTATTCGCCGCCATGCGTGAACGCATCGCCATTGCCGACGTGCCCCGGTCCTTCCAGGGGGCGGCCATCGGCATGGTCACGGCCGGCTTGATGTCGTTGGCATTCATGGGCTTCAGTGGGTTGATCAAGCTATGA
- the rsxB gene encoding electron transport complex subunit RsxB: MSLVVIAVLSLLALCLVCGAILGFAAVRFRVEGDPIAEQINALLPQTQCGQCGYPGCKPYAEAIAGGDKINKCPPGGEPTIQALADLLDVEPEPLDAVEGEVPPRVAYIREAECIGCTKCIQACPVDAIVGAAKQMHTVIVSECTGCDLCVEPCPVDCIDMIELGSSLQSWTWDKPLLPGQLIASDREQAA; encoded by the coding sequence ATGAGTCTGGTTGTGATTGCCGTGCTCTCGCTGCTGGCGCTGTGCCTGGTGTGTGGCGCGATCCTCGGCTTTGCCGCGGTGCGTTTTCGCGTCGAAGGCGACCCCATCGCAGAACAGATCAACGCGCTGTTGCCTCAGACGCAATGCGGCCAGTGCGGCTACCCGGGCTGCAAGCCCTACGCCGAAGCCATCGCAGGTGGAGACAAGATCAATAAATGCCCGCCCGGTGGCGAGCCGACCATCCAGGCCCTCGCCGACCTGCTCGATGTCGAGCCCGAGCCACTGGACGCCGTGGAGGGGGAAGTTCCGCCCCGCGTGGCCTACATCCGAGAGGCCGAATGTATCGGCTGTACCAAGTGCATCCAGGCCTGCCCGGTGGATGCCATTGTCGGTGCCGCCAAGCAGATGCACACGGTCATTGTCTCCGAATGCACCGGCTGCGATCTCTGCGTAGAACCTTGTCCGGTGGACTGTATCGACATGATCGAACTCGGCAGCAGCCTGCAAAGCTGGACATGGGACAAGCCGCTGCTGCCAGGTCAACTGATCGCCAGTGACCGGGAGCAGGCCGCATGA
- the rsxC gene encoding electron transport complex subunit RsxC produces the protein MTALNVWDIHGGIHPPERKALSNRTPIQQPPLPGRLVVPLAQHLGAAAEPCVAPGERVLKGQKIAEATGFVSAPIHAPTSGTVAFVGPQPYPHVSGMPSAAIVIESDGRDEWIELQPHAAYQTMQPRELLELIRQAGISGLGGAGFPAAVKLTTPPGQTIRTLIINGTECEPYITADDLLMREKATELVAGIEILAHLIQPEQVMIGIEDNKPEAIDAVRAAVGERGYLVKVFPTKYPSGGEKQLIQILTGEEVPSGGLPADIGMLCHNVGTCVAIHDAVLLGKPLISRITTLTGDALARPMNVEALIGTPVSELLAFAGFEPSRLNRLIMGGPMMGFTLPSMDVPLIKTTNCLLASTLEELPPPPPALPCIRCGECAEACPASLLPQQLHFFALGQEHEQLKAYNLFDCIECGACAYVCPSSIPLVQYYRAAKGEIRALEQKQQKAEHSKQRFELRQDRLRRAEEQKEADRKARAERAARAKAVQDETSPAATQDDPVARVQANKAGLSDEQKKLKIEASMAQVAVKKAEKQFAVHATPELEAQVAELRQAAAIAQKALDDAIAAAPPAAPAAAVPSTDDAAKKAKIEAAMLRAQVRKLEKLETLDTEQQAELSNLQAQLATAEQTLAAAQSAAPASAPAKPAGDEALKKAKIEAAMLRAQARKLEKLETLDSEQQAELSRLQAQLATAEQTLAAAQSAAPAKPAGGEALKKAKIEAAMLRAQVRKLEKLETLDTEQQAELSNLQAQLATAEQTLAAAQSAAPASAPAKPAGDEALKKAKIELAMKRAELKKAEKAGAAEAELSRLRDGLASAEQALHDAESASAKPAPELVRTDKRPVDELTRALKTEIAFARADLRKLERGEASEASAIEAAQARLNEAESKLQAHTDSSKVDAPQA, from the coding sequence ATGACTGCCTTGAACGTCTGGGATATCCACGGTGGCATTCACCCACCGGAGCGCAAGGCGCTGTCCAATCGCACGCCCATCCAGCAGCCGCCATTGCCCGGCCGCCTGGTGGTGCCGCTTGCTCAGCACCTGGGTGCCGCGGCCGAACCCTGTGTCGCGCCAGGCGAGCGTGTGCTCAAGGGCCAGAAAATCGCAGAAGCCACCGGCTTCGTCAGCGCGCCGATACACGCGCCGACCTCCGGAACGGTCGCATTCGTCGGCCCCCAGCCCTATCCCCACGTCTCGGGAATGCCCAGCGCAGCGATCGTCATCGAGAGCGACGGGCGAGACGAGTGGATCGAACTGCAGCCGCACGCGGCCTACCAGACCATGCAACCGCGCGAACTGCTCGAGCTGATTCGCCAGGCGGGCATCAGCGGCCTGGGCGGCGCGGGTTTTCCGGCTGCGGTCAAGCTGACCACACCGCCCGGCCAGACGATCCGAACGCTGATCATCAACGGGACCGAATGCGAACCGTACATCACCGCTGACGATCTACTGATGCGCGAGAAAGCCACGGAGCTGGTTGCCGGCATCGAAATCCTTGCGCACCTGATCCAGCCCGAGCAGGTGATGATCGGCATCGAAGACAACAAGCCCGAAGCCATCGATGCCGTACGCGCGGCGGTTGGCGAACGCGGCTATCTGGTCAAGGTGTTCCCGACCAAATATCCCTCTGGTGGCGAAAAGCAGCTGATCCAGATACTGACCGGCGAAGAAGTCCCCAGCGGCGGCCTGCCCGCCGACATCGGCATGCTCTGTCATAACGTTGGCACCTGCGTGGCGATCCATGATGCCGTGCTGCTGGGCAAGCCGCTCATCTCACGGATCACCACCCTGACGGGCGATGCGCTGGCACGGCCGATGAACGTCGAAGCGCTCATCGGCACACCGGTATCCGAGCTGCTGGCCTTCGCAGGCTTCGAGCCGAGCAGGCTCAACCGACTCATCATGGGCGGGCCGATGATGGGCTTCACGCTGCCGTCGATGGATGTCCCGCTGATCAAGACCACCAACTGCCTGCTCGCCAGCACCCTGGAGGAATTGCCGCCGCCACCTCCGGCACTGCCGTGCATTCGCTGTGGCGAATGTGCCGAGGCCTGCCCGGCCAGCCTGCTGCCGCAACAACTGCATTTTTTCGCGCTGGGTCAGGAACACGAACAGCTCAAGGCATACAACCTGTTCGACTGCATCGAGTGCGGTGCCTGTGCCTACGTTTGCCCATCGAGCATCCCGCTCGTGCAGTACTACCGCGCCGCCAAAGGCGAAATTCGCGCACTGGAACAGAAACAGCAGAAGGCCGAACATTCCAAGCAGCGCTTCGAATTGCGCCAGGACCGCCTGCGGCGCGCCGAGGAACAGAAGGAAGCTGACCGCAAAGCCCGTGCCGAGCGCGCCGCCCGGGCCAAGGCCGTTCAGGACGAAACCAGCCCGGCAGCCACCCAGGACGATCCGGTTGCCCGTGTCCAGGCGAACAAAGCCGGGCTCTCCGACGAGCAGAAGAAGCTCAAGATCGAAGCCAGCATGGCCCAGGTTGCCGTGAAGAAGGCCGAGAAACAGTTCGCCGTTCATGCCACACCAGAGCTCGAAGCCCAGGTCGCCGAATTGCGCCAGGCAGCCGCCATCGCGCAAAAGGCACTGGACGATGCCATTGCTGCCGCCCCGCCAGCAGCACCAGCCGCAGCCGTGCCATCCACCGATGATGCCGCCAAAAAAGCCAAGATCGAAGCCGCCATGCTCCGCGCTCAGGTCCGCAAGCTGGAGAAACTCGAAACGCTGGATACCGAGCAGCAGGCGGAACTGAGCAACCTCCAAGCGCAGCTCGCGACCGCCGAGCAGACGCTGGCTGCTGCACAAAGCGCAGCCCCGGCTAGCGCCCCGGCCAAACCCGCCGGCGACGAAGCGCTGAAAAAAGCGAAAATCGAAGCCGCCATGCTTCGCGCTCAGGCCCGCAAGCTGGAGAAACTCGAAACACTGGACTCCGAGCAGCAGGCCGAACTGAGTCGCCTCCAAGCGCAGCTCGCGACCGCCGAGCAGACGCTGGCTGCTGCACAAAGCGCAGCCCCGGCCAAACCCGCCGGCGGCGAAGCCCTGAAAAAAGCCAAGATCGAAGCCGCCATGCTCCGCGCTCAGGTCCGCAAGCTGGAGAAACTCGAAACGCTGGATACCGAGCAGCAGGCGGAGCTGAGCAACCTCCAAGCGCAGCTCGCGACCGCCGAGCAGACGCTGGCTGCTGCACAAAGCGCAGCCCCGGCTAGCGCCCCGGCCAAACCCGCCGGCGACGAAGCGCTGAAAAAAGCCAAGATCGAACTCGCGATGAAGCGGGCCGAGCTGAAGAAAGCCGAAAAGGCCGGCGCTGCAGAAGCCGAGCTGAGCCGGCTCCGTGATGGATTGGCCAGTGCCGAGCAGGCCCTGCACGACGCCGAATCGGCGTCAGCGAAGCCCGCGCCGGAACTGGTTCGTACCGATAAACGCCCGGTCGACGAGCTGACCCGTGCGCTGAAAACCGAGATCGCCTTCGCCCGTGCCGACCTGCGCAAGCTGGAACGCGGCGAGGCCAGCGAAGCCAGCGCCATCGAGGCGGCCCAGGCACGACTGAACGAAGCCGAAAGCAAGTTACAGGCACACACCGATTCTTCAAAGGTAGACGCGCCCCAGGCGTAG